The Lycorma delicatula isolate Av1 chromosome 8, ASM4794821v1, whole genome shotgun sequence DNA segment aattttcttttaaaacattgcgttataatatttgtttaaatttatattttcctgtAGAAAATTTGACCGTTATTACTATGGATGTGTAAAATTATCCATTGCTTTTTCGAATATGTAGTTATACAGTATtcgaatattttatataattttatattatatataaaataatataaaattattattattatatatgctgAATTTTATATAAAGGAGAGTATATTACACGTATGTCGGAGTTTTTGTAGATTTTGGTGTTCAATGGCCTGAGACTCATGGATTTACAAAGTCGGATAAGGCCAATTTTAGGAAAGAGTATAGACTACTCTTCGAGACTGGGAAGCGTGATGCCCAACGGTATCACGGCGTTTTCGAACTTGGCGCTGATCTCTTCAAAACATTTGTGTCTGAGGGTAAGTTGTTTCTCGATCTCACGGtttgtcgagtcagggagtacgTTGACGAACAAAGGTGCTTTAAGTGCTGTCGTTTGACACAGATCcaagttctgtaagtatgcgtcagtctgcgcgcattgtggcgaggagAACCACAAGCGCGAGGATTGTCCGCAGAAAGCCGAGGCTCTATCCtgcgtcaactgtaaaaggttgcgcaaagaaTGCAGACATTCGGTGAACAGTACGGACTGTGGCTATTATTTACGAGAGGTAGAATTGTACTTCAATTTCCGGGAACGCTAGGACTTCATTGATGCTTGATGTTTGTGTGCAGCGATAGGTGAACTGTTGTTGCGAATCTCGGGGTTGCTTTTTGCCACGCCCTTCTACTAGTAGGGCGATCTACCGGTCATGCGGTTTTTCTTGTCTCTTCACAAGCGTACTGATTTTCTCATTCCTCGATGCAGGAGGCTTTATTAGGTCTATTGCGATTGCAAACTCGCTTCTTTGGCGCGAGTTAGGTGGTGAACTCTGGgcattttctttgtatttctgtTCTTGCTTGCAGGAACGCTTTTGCATCGGATATGGGTTGATCAAACTTCATCAGTCTGTGATGCTTTGGTCTCTACCAAAGTGCAGTTTAAAGTAGGTATAGGAGACCCGGTAGAGAACCTTTTCCTTGGCGGATTCTGCTGGTGTATTTTGTCAATTTTCACGGCTAGCCTACTTCTCCTCGTACTTTGTGCTGATGACTGCGGATTCATTAATGTTAGTTACCCGTGTGGCTAGGGTCCGTCCGGGCAGTTTcattggccggaggtaggcgtgCTTGGTACCGTGCAACGGTTAGAGTAGTTTCAAGTTTCAATTGGGTCATGCTCGGGAGCGTGTTTTCACTCTCCCGGGTACGATTTAACTTTAGCATGGCGATTTGTTGTATTGGAATGCACACTTATTAAGGGGCAAATAAGCAAATTTTGGTTACGATCAACCTAGCTGTAAATCCAAGCGATCCTCAAAGTTGGTGGTgaagtgggagactagaggtATACTCAGCTCCTGAACGGACTAGGCCTGAGTTCCTCTGGGATATTTATTTtcgctaaaaaaattaataaattgctgTTAGCAATCCTATCGCTAAACTTATTAATATATGCTGTCAGGAcatgaaattactgaaataatcgtATTGTATTTAGATGGTGGTAAATGGTAATAGAGTTGGGCGCGCGAGCCCTTTGATCTTCCGCGGGTAGACTGTTAGTTTAGCAGTTACTGAGGGCTACGTGGTAgagttaggtgtctgatgtctttTTAGAAGACAGAATTTAACTAGGGAGGAATTTACTGATGTGAATGTCTTTTGAGGCATTTGTATCGGTGGCTTCTCACGAGGCCGACTGTTGACTgtggaatataataattttgaggCCAAGAAGATGTCCTACAATTAAGCCACTCATGACTATGAATGGAGCGGTTGGTGTGGTAACCAGACATGTCACGAGGCGGGTGTTCAGCCTCGAGGAGAATTGGTATGAGTCTTCGACGTTTTGTAAccgtagatgaaacatggatttaccATTACAAGCTAGAGATGAAACAGCAGTCCAAACAGTGGGTGGGAGCAGGTGAAAGTGCACCAAAGTAAGGGAAACATTTCCATCTGCGGGAAAAGTCACGGCTATGGTCATTCGGGATTAATTTGGTACGGTGCTCATAAACTACCGGAAAAATGGCAGAACCATCACCGAGAAGTATTACGCTTCATTACTAGACCGAATGAAGAGTACAGTTAAGGATAAATGTCCACATCTAGTCGGCATTCTTTCACCACGACAATGCTGCACACATTTTAGCTGAAAAACTTCATGACCTACATTTCGAAGTGATTACGTATGTACCAAATTCACCGAATTTGGGAATTTGTTACCCAGCAATTTTTCCACACATGAAGGCATGGTTCGATGGACGAACATTCACTTTAAATTATGAAGTCAAAGCTGAGACGACTACTACTTATTTTGCAGAGTTTGACAAATTTCATTATAGTGGGGAATTAAAAATCTAACTCTATTGAATTGCAAGGTAATTAACTGCcttgaaaaatcttgttttttttgtcAGGCCTTGAATTTTCCAAACGGCCCTCTTAGCCTTCAATGATTATATGACGTCttgctattgttaaaaaaatgttatattttatatattcaaaatgaattttaacagaaactttaaaaaaaaatattttaaattgttcacggGGCTAGGTCTCTCTTCCCTTGTGGTCGATAAGAACTTGTTATCGATCGGACACCAACTAATAATTgagctagtaataaataaacaatttactgTCATGTTAACAGGTTTACGGATCAACTCTTGTATTATAGTATAAGtggcattaaaaatttattgctaccaataaatataaaatttactgaaataagtttccAAAGATATATTGCCACGATACACTGGGTGtagtctttttatatatatataattatataggtGGACGTCAAGTGACCTGGGAATAAGGTTTTGCTGTTATACCAGGGTAAGAGTTaccggaaaataaaataaaaacgtagaaCCAATTTAATGGAACAAGACATGagggaaataagaaataaagaaggaaaagatACGGGACAATAATCTCTTCATTGATTACAACTTCAGAGGTGTCATTAAAACACCGATTGAGGAAGACGGAAAGTTATTTCGGAACACTCTTTTCTCGGGActtttagattaataatattttctaccgttttcttatcttttcttttagtataccttcatttattcttcttctctttctgactgTAGCGTCTTCTTTTTAAAtcgtaaaagttaaattatttatagttacttTTCTAATTGAACTATTAATATCGGAAATTTTATgatgttacaaaatataataaacggTCTTAATTCGAGTCTCGAATTTTAATTACCGTGCAATTAATAATGCCACTCATATTTTTACGACTTCAccctttaattacttttactcttCTCGCATAATCAAAAGAATTATTACGTTTCATTTCGGCTGTTATATGATAATTCCTACAAGGTTAACCTaatctcataaattttttaaaatacagttatctTATTAATACTTCGGTTGAGTGTAAAGCTGAGGAGAACTCaacttttaatgattaattttgcaaaatttaaattacatttaattaagcGTATAAAATTAAGCacattcattaataaacaaatattaacaatttggttttattacccccccccccctccaaatAGATAGGTAAATcatcaataaagttttattttactcccTATCACGATAGTAACGACGAATAATACTGTTGCGTGTGGTTCGACAAGAATACTGATAGACAGCGCagattaaaattcttacaaatgcaatttatttactcAAACTAacttactatttacaaaataataaattaaacatcacAAATGCAATTCtaagtttattatgaactttGCAACGGCTAAtaagaattattacaaaattaaaaagagtgataacaaatacacaaaattaatattcgATTAACTCGACACAAGAATTAATTCACTCCtcatatttacaaaagaaaacagCTTGCGCTTTTATCAGTGAATAATATTACCTTGTGCCCTGTTCCCCACGGACTCGCCGAAAAACATCTCGTTCTTGACCCCAGAACGGGAACATTGTCGTTCTTACGTCTCGACTCGGAATTTGTTCGTGCGAATTCCGAGATTCATACGATCGGTTGTTATCGCACACTTTCCTCGAATTTTACCGTATACCGTCCACACATTTATCGTACACTACACCAATGTTCATAACGGAACGAAAATAGTGTGTCGGGGGGATGTTTTATCCTGCTACCTTTCGCACAGACCTGGCCGTTTGTCCCCTACCGCTGACTGAATCTTTCTAATCAAACGGgttcaaggaagtattgtaatcgcgaaaaatttcggttttcagattttaacggaaatatccattttaaccatccctgaatccattttgactagtttcggcgtgacgtttgtatgtatctcgcataacccaaaaacgattagccatagaatgttgaaattttgaatttagaactgttgtaacatctagttgtgcacattcccttttgattgcaatcgactggaccaaaagtgtacaaaaaaggcCAAGTTCAAAAACaactggattttgaactttttcttaactgcagtaataagccctcattgagagcttttaaacgatatgtaataagtggtacttattttcattggttccggaattatagcccaataaacatttaattaatgtaatatttggatcttacaaggggaaggcacatcggttcgaatccgatttcatttccttttttttaagttaaatatattgatttattaataattaacctctgattgtaaaaaagttatacaataattaataattcaataataacaaaaaaaaaattaaaaaaaaaatctgatgttgacacgaCATAACTTCCTTGATtccccattaaattacatatacacatattttgttgcacttcatttaaacttatttcatttgaaagtgaaatacgatcctccaattctttaataaagtggataggcatgtatgcctcaacccatcgggttggtctagtggtgaacgggtgttcacaaatcagctgatttcgaagtcgagagttctaacgttcaaatcttaataaaggcagttacttttatacggatttgaatacttagatcgtggatatcggtagttttggtggttggatttccaATTGACCATACAACTCAGAGATCaacctgagactacacttcacttacactcatatatatcattctctgaagtagtacctgacggtaattcccggaggctaaacaggaaaaggaagggcatgtatgtctcagtgtatatgttgttcttgtgaaagTCATTTTTCTGTCACTCTGCAGTTAGCtttaatgtagattaaattagacattccagaataattaattaaaattaaactagaaaatccaacaATAATACgatcctaaattataattttcaattaatattatataatcagatgtttcaccaaatttactACACATGCACACGTgtagtaatgcctattaaattacatatacacatttttaaaagtgtataaaattttatttctctaataacatctgattttttttcatattttttttattgttattattgaataattatttattgtaaaactttttttacaatcacggattaataattttgagtaaataaacaatatatttaaattaaaaaaaaaaaaaatttaaataaaggagataaagtctgatttgaTCCCGATTGgatcttcccttgtaagatccaaatatttcattaattaaaattttatttggctataactctagaaccaatgaaaataagtaccaccttgatatatcgttgaaaagctctcaaggagagtttattactgcagttaagaaaaagtctaaaatttaattatgtttggattttgggcttttttgggcacttttggtttagtcaattacaatcaaaaggggaggtgcacaaatagatgttacaacagtcctaaatccaaaatttcagcatactacagctaattgtttttgagttatacgaaatgtacatacaaacatgcatacgtacctacagacgtcatgccaaaactagtcaaaatggattcagggatgttcaaaatggatgtttccttccgttgaaatctgaaaaccgaaatttttcgcgatcaaaattcttcctttacttcgtaaaatatgtaataaaaaatataaatatgtaaaaaaattatgtaatctaataggcgtacaagggaagtcatgtggttccacatcagtttttttagatCGTAAGCGTGATAAAACTTTAATCGGGGTTATTCCGTGGGAGAGTTGTAAACTTGCGTCTTTCTTCCTGCCCCATTCCCCTTGAATCAAACCTTTATTGATATTTCGGTACGGCAGAAATGCGCCTGATGGGGTCCTTGTTTGGTAGAGGTTTTAATATATTGCCTACACGGAGAGAATTGCATAGAAAGGCTTAACGCGCTTGTCtatctcttaaataaattaaaataaagaaaggaatgCAATTTGGGTTTTGCaagttttcttcttcttcttcactgGGCTGGACGCCCGGTCCATCGTTTATTAAGTACCCAGTACAACATGTCCGGCCAGTACATTGTAGTTTATATcttcaatatgtaaaaaaactattcaaatattAAGAGTACGGTTACattcacagtttttttataaatcagacgcttgttatagatatttttattagtaaagcaACATAAGATTAtgcattttctgttttttgatCTCGGACATATAGCGCTTTAAATATTTTGCTTGCTTGTGGAAGTTTGATTTGATAATGTACCTGAATATCTTGAAAAACATCGTTCGAACGATTTTTTATGAAGTCTTTTATCCCCTCTATGGTTGTGCTGATTGTAGACCAAGATTGTTCAAAAAATGTTGACCGAATGACCGTTTCAGACTTTGTGACACGCTTCTAGAGTACAAACAAATTTATACCTTCTTCATCACGCACGCCGTAGAATTATCTAAGCGGTCGTCTTCTGGTTTTCTTGGCAATAATATAAGCGTAAGCCATTTTGTCAAATGTAATGTACTCTTTTCTCTTTCCAGatagattattatataatttcgggatttttagttttgttatcaACATCTTTCGAAAAGTGGAACGTAGACATTAATATTCGTATAACAGCCTTTGGTTTCTTTGGTTGGAAACAAGTGCCCGAAGGTCGTTAAATGTAAACAATGATCTTAGAATAGTTCCTTTAGGCCAGGTAAAAATGAtggaggaattttttttgttttttgtcatttccCTAAATTTAtcaatctaaaattatttaacatttcctTTGCTAGGGGAATCAAAGTAAGCCGATCAGTCATTTTCAGGTTTCTGTGTGTTACTTGTATCGATGTAGATAAGGTTTTTACTAAGAAAGTTGCCGACGGTTGATCGATTCGATTTTCTTTTCCAGCAATACGTACGAGTAATACCGTACGTCCCAGCTCACCTGTTTCAATAgaaatcacttaaaattaatgaatcagAACTATAACCATTTATAAACTTATACCTCGCAAATGAATTAAGAGCTTCCTCATAATGAAGAAGCTCAATATTGCCGAGTATCATCTGATAAAAGAAGAAGCAAATTTAAAAACGACTGGATTGCCCACGATTCCTGTATTTGTTCTAGtgttaatttctgtttttccGATAAACCGTGTTTAGTTATATTATATTCAGGTTATTGTTATCGATTATTGAATAACCAGAAATTGCTTTCTCTGATCTCCAGTTAACTTTAGTGCAAATCGACCCGTTTCGGTGCGGTTTACTCAaaacggtttgtttttcttttaggatggtcttttattatttaaatgtccaaagttaaatattgcttttattaaacagttaatttaatttttcgcaAGTTTGAATTCTGATCAGGGCTTCCGCGGGTACATAGCCTCTAGCACCGGTAGTATGAAATCTTTTGAGCAAACGCAAATCTTTTGTGTAAATTAACGCATACGTACCACGTTTTGGcgtcggtttttttttaattttaattttttcttgttaacagATTTTCgtaatacctgaaaaaaaatttgtttgaatattaataaatattcttcccGTTTCTAAGTAATAGACAAGTATTCATCTTGGAACCGTGCATAtacgtttgtatatatatatatatatatatatatatatatacaatacgctacatatacgttatatatatgtatatttcggTACAAATCTTCATTACTATCATCACTTTCAATAGATTTATTTTCACGTCGagtgttatcattattttctccCGTTATCCATTCATAACCGGTTCAACATCCGTCTATAATCACTTAATAGGCAATTTCACTGTAGACTTTAACTCCCGAAATTCATTTGTTATTTGCGATAAAATGAATTTCAGTAACTTCATTTGAATATCAAATCATCGTTTTCGTCTATgtcataaaattctattatttccgCTGTTCAGCCAGTCTAACATATTCCACGTCGTAGCACTGTctctaatttaataaagaatacacaaacttaattataaaataatttaaccgattttcttattctatttattaCAGCAGAAAATTTCTGAGAAATTGTAATTTTGGTAGAAGACATCGTTTGTTATTCTAACGGTTGTATTTATACTACTACTACTTtatcagtgaaaatatttttcaaccacCTATCTGTAAAATTTTCTTGTTGCGGTACGAGGCGGATTATCTAAAAGTTGGATGGCTGTTTCATGTAAGCCAAACATAATATTTCGCAAAATATTACGttactattgttttaataaattacatattacatcGGTTTATTTTCGTGTTtgattttaagttcatttttcttctatttattaaattacgttCATTTTTATCGTAGTTTAAAAATAGCGAGTAGTTATTAAATATGTCTTAAGGATTTTTTCTTAAGTCAAAAACTGTTAATCGATCTTATGTTACCGTATTTAAATATAAcggatgaaatatatataatttaaaaaattaaaataaacagaataggtttttatactgtatacattaaaaaaaaccttaccgTTCATTTATACATGTCTCGGTCGAATTCCCGCCCCATACCCTTTGCACCTAATATTTATTCACTAGCTGGCTATCTGTTACAAAACCATCCGCTTCGTATTCGTTATACCGCTTTTAAAATTGCCATACGGGTGGTATGCATGTGTAACACGAACGGTATCAcctgttttaaatttgtatcgcCGCATTAAATATAGCGACTTGTTTTGTACACCGCCACCGTGCGATGCAGCTTGATTAAAAACCCTTGTATAAGTCGTATATACTCGTAATTGTAAATCTCTATGCTGCATACTGAACCgtacgttaaatattttatcacttttaataCTAGTTTCTATTTACTATCGTTTTTATGTTCTATTAATCTTCGTTTAAagagtattgaaaaattaatgcagaaaaatattttgtattaatttttactttcccggagaATATAtgtagaatagctatattaaagaagTACGGCGATCGTGACGAAAATGAGGTGTcaagttttttgcaaattttcctttttttgggtCAAACCCGTTCATCTAGACCGGTGTTTGTTAACCTTTTAAGTGAACCGCACCCCTTTGAATCTGAAAAAAGGTCTCCGCACCACCATCGCACAAATACCAAGAGCTGGCTGCATTTATCAACATCGGTTGACTCATCCAGTTGTACGCTTACTTTTAGTGGACTGGCTTTTATGTCTTCtattatttgtagtaaaatatctTTACCGAGATCTTGAATTCGCGATCGAATTATATCGTTCGATAACGGAAtctgctgaatttttttatgCGCTTCAGAATCCAATACAGTTTCAGCTATTATTAATGCACAAGGTTTTATTAATTCCTCAGCGGTCGTGTGGGGTTTTTTTTCTTTGCACACAAATATGCCAGCTTCTAACAGGGGCTTTTGAATTGCTGGCTGGCATAATTTTAAGATAGTACCACCGGTATCAAATCGAGACTTTTTTGACTTCAAGTTGTTCACGCTATGACCTACTCCTTCACCACCATGCAGATTGTTGAAATGCTCTAATAACTTTGACGGTTTGAGATTGCTGTTTGAAAATATCTTGGAACATAAGATGCATTGAGGTCGTTGCGTACCATCTTTTTCTGTTGTACAAGTGAATCCATAACCAACATACTTGTCGTTCCATTGGCGTTTTTTGACATAGTAGGATTCactatattcaattaaattatttagaaataacgtataaaaaataacaaaaatacaccCAAACATCGTATAACACGGTTTTATATAACACGGATGAATAAATTGCGGCATATGTTTCATTGAAACATATGTTTGTGGCATAAATTGTGGCTcggatgtattattttaaattagtgagaaaaattgttacatttgtaTTATCGATGTATCCTATTTGGGCTTGAATCACTGATCAATACGAATGTATTAAATAggtaagtaatgtaaataatcGGATGTTTAAATGCGTACACGTGTCCGTCTCAAGAGGTTTTTCAACAAACTGGCGATGACGCAGAAGCAATAATAGACTCAGGTATTGAGTAAGGGAGTGGGAGCGGACGCAGCCAAATCTACCTAaccgtttttaaacaaaaaataattggttgatgtcatagaaaattcaaatacataaatatcgcaaaaataatatatgtatattgttagaGGCCTCTCCCGCACCCCCAGGGGTGCGGGCACCCCCGGTTAAGAATCACTGATCTAGACCAAAAGAAACATATGAATGTACGTAAATGCGTATGTAAATAAGTGTGTCGCTGTTTTTTGCTTTGGGATTTTCGcacaggattgaccgaaccgattttcttcaaatgtaTCTATATATCAGGCATTgatcgtattaatattttttaaa contains these protein-coding regions:
- the LOC142329521 gene encoding protein FAM200C-like, producing the protein MRLAQHRQTIRFNESYYVKKRQWNDKYVGYGFTCTTEKDGTQRPQCILCSKIFSNSNLKPSKLLEHFNNLHGGEGVGHSVNNLKSKKSRFDTGGTILKLCQPAIQKPLLEAGIFVCKEKKPHTTAEELIKPCALIIAETVLDSEAHKKIQQIPLSNDIIRSRIQDLGKDILLQIIEDIKASPLKVSVQLDESTDVDKCSQLLVFVRWWCGDLFSDSKGCGSLKRLTNTGLDERV